The genomic window CCAAGATTTTGCGCACGGCTAACCCCCTCCCCGCCATCTGTGGGCGGGTCTGCCCGCAGGAATCGCAGTGCGAAGCGGAATGCCACTTGGCGAAGCGCTTCGAGCCGGTCGGCATCGGCTACTTGGAACGTTTCGTAGCGGATTGGGAACGGGCCCAGCCGCCTGCCGTTACGGCCAACATCACGCGCAAGGAGAAGGTCGCCATTGTTGGCTCCGGCCCTTCGGGGCTGGTTTGCGCCGGGGAGCTGGCGCGGCTGGGCTATCCCGTGACCATTTACGAAGCGCTGCACGCCCCGGGCGGGGTGTTGCGCTATGGTATCCCGGAGTTCCGGCTGCCGAAGGAGATTCTGGACTGGGAAATAGGCATTTTGAAGCAGATGGGTGTGGAAATCAATTGTAATGTTGTCATTGGGAAGACCCTGACCTTGGACGACCTTTTCGGCCGCCTCGGTTTTTCCGCCGTTTTCATCGGCACCGGCGCGGGGCTGCCCCAGTTCCTCAAAATCCCCGGCGAAAATTTGAATGGCGTTTTCTCCGCCAACGAGTATCTGACCCGCATTAATCTGATGCGTGCCTTTCAATTTCCGGAGGCCGACACTCCTCTGCGGGTTGGGGAGCGGGTGGCGGTGATCGGCGCCGGGAACACAGCGATGGACGCCGTGCGCAGCGCGCTGCGCATGGGGGCAAAAAAGGGGATGATTGTCTACCGACGCAGCGAAAAGGAGATGAGCGCCCGTGTGGAAGAATATCACCACGCGCTTGAAGAAGGGGTGGAGTTTCACTGGCTTTGCAATCCGGTTGAAGTGCTGGGAGACGAAAGCGGCTGGGTCACCGGACTAAAATGTCAGAAGATGAAACTGGGCGAGCCGGATTCGTCCGGCCGCGCCCGGCCGGTTCCAATCGCGGGGAGTGAGTTCGTTCTGCCCGTGGACAATGTAGTTCTGGCGATCGGCACCACGCCGAATCCCTTGCTCGTGAAAACAACCCCCGGGCTGGGAACGACCAAGCGGGGGTGTTTGGTGGCCGAAGAATCGACCGGTCTTACCACGCG from Verrucomicrobiia bacterium includes these protein-coding regions:
- the gltA gene encoding NADPH-dependent glutamate synthase produces the protein MPVKRADKTSMPQREAQARARDFLEVNKGYTPYHAAFEAERCLRCQNPVCVEGCPVRVPIPEFMHAVATGNMQEAAKILRTANPLPAICGRVCPQESQCEAECHLAKRFEPVGIGYLERFVADWERAQPPAVTANITRKEKVAIVGSGPSGLVCAGELARLGYPVTIYEALHAPGGVLRYGIPEFRLPKEILDWEIGILKQMGVEINCNVVIGKTLTLDDLFGRLGFSAVFIGTGAGLPQFLKIPGENLNGVFSANEYLTRINLMRAFQFPEADTPLRVGERVAVIGAGNTAMDAVRSALRMGAKKGMIVYRRSEKEMSARVEEYHHALEEGVEFHWLCNPVEVLGDESGWVTGLKCQKMKLGEPDSSGRARPVPIAGSEFVLPVDNVVLAIGTTPNPLLVKTTPGLGTTKRGCLVAEESTGLTTRPHVYAGGDAVTGAATVILAAGAGKRAAAAIHRDLSSNNGSLDVNKTRRPK